tttccttttttatgattgttatttatgtgtatatgtgagcttGCTAAAGCATGTGCATACCGTGTGTGCAGGggccagtggaggccagaagaggtcgcGTCAGATATATTGGACCTACAGTTAAAGGCGGTTGTGTGTGGGTGGTGGGCACCCAGACAGGGCCTATTGCAAGAGCAGCATGCTTAATTGTTGAACCATGTTTCCAGACCCCAAATTGGGGTTTATTAGGAAACGGTTTAGTTGTCTTCTTTTGGGTAGCTGCCAGAGCATACTCTTAGTGAGAATAGTGTGTTCTTCTTTTAGTTACCATtcgcttgcttgcttatttgcttgagataggttttctctgtgtagttctagctgtcttggaacttggcctgtagaccagactggcctcaaactcacagagatccccctgcctctgtcttgggagtgctgggatcaaaggtgtgggtTACCACTACCCAGCCCTCTTAGTTATCTTTTCTACCAGCTCAGATGGGGAGAGCTGAGTGGAGAAAGGAACGGAAGAGAAGGATCAAGGATAGAGACTGGTCTGGAAGGTCTTCCAAGGAGGCCAAGTGTGACCAGGCAGGGAGGGCTGAGGCTGAGGTGGAGGCGGTCGTGGTGTTGCACAGCCTGTGGTGTTCCACTTTGATCTTCTGGTCTTGAGATCAGATCATGATCTGACATTTGGCAAGCAGTCCAATCTTTTCACAGCACTGAACTTGGAATCAGTTACTCTGCAGACACAGATTCCTTGttgttgtcttttgagacagggtttctctgggcaGCTCTGGCTGTCTCAGAACTTGATctatagatcaggttggcctagaactgacagagatctgcctgtctttgccacCAGAGTTCCAGaagtaaaggtgtgtgctactatgCTTCACCATtagtatttattgttttgttttgtttgtttttcaaggcagggtttctctgtgtagccctggctatcctggaactaactcaactctgtagaccaaaTTGGCCTCAATCTCAGAGATTCATGTATCAACATCTTTCTTTCAGgactttttgttcattttccccTACCCATTTTATCAGGGTCTTAACTGTAtagtcctggctttcctgtaACTGTCTGTGTAGACCCTCCCCCAGATGCAAGTAAGGCCCATGTCCCAAAGTTTCCACTGTCTCTCAATGACATGCTCTCGGCTAGGCAGAGTGTTCAAAAACAGAAGCCTGTTGGGGACATTTCAGAATAAAAAACATAACAGTGGGAGGGGCTCAGAAGAGGTGACTGTAGAGGGCAAGACAGAAGTAGCTATGTGGCTGTGTATGTGAATGTCAGACACATTCAGACTGGCATTCTCCTTGTCTGCTCACCTAAGGGGCTTTTATTTGTTGGAACTGgttctatgtagcctaggctggctttgaacttgtctgtatagaacaagctggcctcaaactcacagaatcctcctgcctccgagTACTAGAATTAAAGATATGAGACCACTGGCCCGGCTCTTTTGTTTGCTAGGTTGTTTTGTGAGACAGTTCTGTACATTCCAAGGCATCCTCTTCCTCAGTGCTCTGGAGTCAGGGCaactttgaactcctaatcctcttgCCCCTACTTTTCAAATGCTAGAACTGTGGGCATGTACTGTCACCCAGTTTAAGTTTGAGTGCTCATGCTGAGAAACTCATGGCGGGTCATTGTTTGGGATGACATAAAAAGTAGGTTATGTCACAGTGCTAAATACTGTGCTGGGAATTGGAGATGGCCTTTGTTAGTAATTGATATTTACATAATCTGTTGACATATAGTGTGCATTTATCTATCCAGTGTTTGCTACCTCTCCCTGTCTGAGTGTAGTTTAGTGGCAGAGCATGTGCCTAATCATGTGTGTGGTCCTGTGCTCTTTTGCTAATACCCCAAATAAGAAATTCATTAGGTACCCCTTCCCCGTGATGCTAGCTCTATACCTGCCAGGCAAGCCCTCTGTCACTGAGATATACCTGCGACCCatattctgaatatttttaaatgctcttCTGAATGCCATCATGTAACTGTTCTCATCCGTAGTTAAAGAATCAAAGATTGAAAACCCTGCGTGTTATTTAATCCTCTGTAGCACTGAGATATGTGCACTTTTACAGAAGAGCTCGAGGCTCTGGAAAGTTAGTACCATAGAGTTGAGGGGCTTCAGgttctggctggctttgaacttgggtTGGGGTTCCTGTTCTGTTTCTCTCCTGCTGGAATCATAGGTGTGTCAGAAGTAAAATTCCTTCATACGCTCTGCATCCCACACAGAAAGGTAGGTTGCTTGTTATTGTTGTATGTTTACCTTGTGAGTTTATAATGGCTGTTTTCATACTAACTCAGACGTGAAAGGAGTAAAATAAGCTCGAATGTTCCTGTTACTCAGCTTCCGTGGTGATCAGCCCAGTCTTACAGAAAGGCAGTTGTTACAACTCATTGGGTTCAGGACCATTCCACTTGCAAGTTAATCTTCTATACGTAAAGTTCTACACacagctcttctttttttttctttttctgacttgTTTTTGGCAGTGCTAGGGTTTGAACCTGTGGCTTCTCTAATGCTAGGCACTGAGCTGCAGTACCAGCTTtaactgttccttttcttttttttttttttccggagctggggactgaacctagtaACTGTTCCTTTTCAAAGagctattttatttatatctaatTTCAGGTAATAAAATGATCATCAAATAATAAGAACTGTTGTAACAACAGTTTATTgtgataggtggatggatggatggatggatggatggatggatggatggatggattaatTTTACCCCACCTAGGATTGACCTCAGTGCTCTGTCACTGAATTTATTCCTAGCCCTCTTCTCCTAGGTTGACCTTGTCCTAGGTTGACCTGGGACACACTTTGTAGCTCTAACAGTCCTTGATCTTTCCTTAGTCCCTGAGtagctgctattacaaactggCATCATCAGGGCCTCCTAGTAGTGTTTTAAAACAGCAACTTAAGTCTGAGGCAGGCTCACAGTTTTATGTGTTATTCAATTATCTAGTATCATCTGTGAATGCCAAGTAACATAATGAAAGGTggctttgatttttctcaaaattGGCTGCTTTTTTGGCTCTTTATCATCGTTTGCAAAGGAACACAAAACTACTCGTGTGTCATGCTAAGCCTTCTTCTCAGGTTAGCTTTCCTGTCATCGCCATTGGATGAAGGATGACGTTCTGTTAGGGACAGCagcttttcttattcttttttttttttttttaattatatactgATTTGAGTTTCGTTCTCTTTTGTAAAAGGAAATGTACACAATACAGCTGGAACTCTGCCAGAAGCCACTGAAGAGAGACGAGGTATGAAAGCCAGAGTAACTAGGGGACTGTAATGGAGGACACTGGGTGGCACTGTGAGTCAGGATCTGTCAGCCAGGGGTAGTAAGCACCCAGGAGTAGACAGGAGCATGACCAGTAGTGAGCTTTGGGAAACCAGAGTTTTAGGTACACAGAGCCTGTAACCTTTGTGGACCCTGAATTAACAAAAGCAactcttaaagaaaaacaatgtggAGAATTACTAATTTGTCCTTTTGTTTGTGGTTACCAGGGAACAGTACTGTTTCCAAAATgagcaaagggaaggaagagTCATGTGACTTACACCCTGTCTGTAAAGAAGAGGACAATCACCAGCCGAGTCTCCGCCACCATAAGGAAAAGCACAGTTCTGCACATGATGGTTCCATCGCTCCAGGAAGCATAGACGCTATAACACCCTCGGaagaaaattctaaaattttatgtCTCACACCATATTTGTCTGGTTCAAAATCCCTAGAAAAATGTGGTTTTGAAAGCAGTGGATTGACAAAGGCATCTGCTGAAAAAACGCACAAGGTTGATCAAAGCCAGGACTTCACTTGTAGAGAAGAAAGGACTGTGGAATCCAGTAACCACAGCAACTGTCACACTCTAGCTGGCTGTCCCCGTATAGACAGCTGTAGTTCTATGCTTAATTCTCCTACTGAAGCCACAGAAATTACGTTTAAAAAGAATGATGTGAAAATTACTTTAAACCTTGATGGTAATTTGATAAATTCTGAGGACCATAGGAAAACTGTTGTGGATGTGACCCATCCTGAGGAAAACTCTGAGGAAAGCAGCTTTTCCTTATTGGTGTACACGGAAGATCCTGAACAAACAACGGTAAAGTCCAGTGCCCTGAACGGGAAGATTTACAGTAAGGTTGCTCAGTCTGTAGTCAGCCTCCAGAGGAAGCTGGGCGACTGTCCGCCAAATGAAGCCTTGTGCAACGAGTTTTTGCCTGAAAGAAAGCCCCTTCAGAGCTCGATGCCAGAAGATCCAGTAAGTTCTGAATGTAATGAAATATCAAAACCCAAGGAAGGTACTGCAAAATTACCATCATCTCCAGAAAAACCTGTTCAGCCCTCACAGGACAGCATTTCCCATTTTGATGGACCCATCACCGTTTGTGAGATGAGTGAATGTTCTCCTAACAGAGAACTGGTTGCACACAAAATAGAACATGAATGTGTTTCACATCAACAAGTGTCCCTTAGTTCTCAAGACCATGTGACAGCTGACTCTCTACTAAGTATAAACAGAGAAATGCCTTCAGCAGCATGCAAAGATGTTCAAGAGAGCCGTCGTTTTCTGGAGAATGGAGTAAATGTTACCCCTGACACTCAAACCATTCCTGCTGAGACAAAAACGGAAGCCATGTCTCCACAAGGTGACAAAGCCATGTCTCCACAAGGTGACAAAGCCTTGTATGAATGTGCCTCCTCATTCATACAAACCTTAAACATCAAAACAAGCAGCTCAGAAGGGCAAAAAGAAATGACTGGTGTACATTCCACGTTACTCTCAAGTGTGAGAGGAGCGGCTGGCTCCTCCCTTGTCAGAGAATGTCAAAATGTTCAGTCTCGGGATCTCTTCAGCTGTCATTGCATAACACAAGATGCATCTGGAAAGAACATGTGCTCTGCTTGTGCTGCCTATGAACCTAGCAAAGATATTCTGAAAGTTAGCaactgtaaaataaaatgtgGAAATGCATCTCAAAGACCAGAAGATTTTGCAGAAAATAGCACCCTCTTGGAGAGTGAACCTGCTGGGAGAGAGATGCAAAGCAGTATCCTAGGAGGCACAGTCAGAGGTTCAGCGACAGCAGCTGTGTCACATAGTGCTCCTCTGAACGCAGCTGCTCTCGTGGAAACCGGTGATGAGGGACTGGTTGGAAGAAAACAAGACCAACACAGAGACACTGAGATTTATAAACACAGCATCTCTGCTTGTGACACACAAGAACTAAGCCAATCTGTAAACATTCCAAGTCCTGAAACAGTAGTGGACCAGTCTCTGAGTGTTAGTTCATCTCATTTCAAAGCCATGCCCCGAGCAGCTGAAAGTCTTCACCAGAAAGCAGGTGAAGTCTCTGACTGTCAGAGTAGCCAAAATAGTCTAGACAAATGCAGATGTGAAGGCAAGCCAGCCAGGGAAGGACTAAATGGTGACTACCGAGAGACCATCCCTGAGGTAAGCCATAAGCAAAAGGATCGGATAGTCTGTTCAGGCAGTAAAGTCCCTCTGTCTTGTGGCAGTTTAAAGCAAAAAGACCCCAAAAGagcctttaaaaatattcctGGTTCTGAAGAGTTCACTCACAGTATGCTAGATGTGGTATGTCCAGACTGCAGAGGTGAGCCTACAGAGGGAGCGCAGGGTCTAGAAGCATCTAGTCTATCTGGTCATTGTACAAGGCACGAGTCACTGGCACACCATGAGACTTTAAGAAGTACCTTATCTCTTCGAGGAGAACTGAATGTTGTATTTATAGGTACACCTGGCTGGCACTCAGAACTCCCAAATGCTGCTGCTTCTACAGTAGACTCTCCTGAGATGGAAGAATCACATGAAGAAAAAGTGTGCAAATCTCTAAAAGACTATGAAGTAGAAGAATGTCCAGACTCTGCCATTGAGCATGAAGTAAAATCTATTGAAGATCATGAGCCACATAGAAGAGCGCCGGATAGAGAAGGCGTGTCTTTAAATGACATTCATTGTGAGCATCAAGGTAAAGGAGGATCCATGACAGAGGGACTGAGACTCGAAACAAAGGCTGAGTTTGGCAAGAAGAAAACCTTTGGATTATCCTTAAAAGACTCAGTGTCTCCTGGGTGCCAAGACTCTATCAAGGTGGTACATTCTTGTCTGTCTTCTCTGGAACATTCACCAGCTGATGTTCCTGGTGAAATGCCTAACTTGAAACATCACTTTAAACCCAaagatggtaaagtgctttgtgAAAATGTCAAGGATTGCACAGTCCTGTCTGACATGAAGGAAGGAATACCAATGGATTCAAATAACCCCTGTGAACGAGATAGCACATACGTCAGTGTGGACAGAAATGCATGCAAAGCTTGTCACTCTCATAGGAATTCCACTGGTAAACATTTGCCTTTGACAATGGAAACagcaattaaaatgaataaagaagaaactgaagaacatCAGAAGGGACTACTGGGTCACATAGCTGTTGGGGAAGCAGCTGAGGAGACCATCACCAGAGCAGGTCATGATGGTAATTCTCAGACCCACGTGAAATGCCAGAGAATGCAAAATGTTGCTGAAAGCCCACAAAACCAGGGAGTTGTGGACTCTGCCTTGCCAAAGGAAGAATGTGCACATCAGAAGGGCACACAGGCACTACCGGAACAACACACATCAGCAAACTTGTTGTCAGATGAGATGCAAAGTAAGAAGCAACCTGTGGCTGACCAGGATGAGTCCCTTATGGAAGAAGTCACCCTAAGAAAGCCAACCAAGGACGAAATTGCTAGACAGCTTCAGAGGTTGAAATCCCCAAAAGAAGAAAGCTTATGTCCTTCATTAAAGAAAGACACTCAATTATACACAGGTACTTGCCTTCCTGGTACCTCCTGGAAAGAAGGTGACCCCACTTTTGCTGGAGGTGATCGAATACACGGTGCCTTCGTGACTCTGTCGTATCCGCAAAGACTGCTTCCTGTAAAGAAGCAGCCTCATCGAACGTGTAAGAGAATTTCTTGTCAGGAGCCGGTCACTGTGCGGAGAAAAATAAGTAAAGTGAGAAATTCTGATTGTGGAAAGAGTTTCTCTAACCCAGTTCCCACAAAAGCACACAGACTTCTCAGCCCATGTACCGTGCCTGCCAAGCCATTGGAACCTGAAACCGTAGCTCTCGAGAGCTTGCGTGGCCACACACCAAAGCCGAAGGCTACTCTGTGCCACTCCCTGAGGAGCCTGAGCTGTAGGAAGCCTACCAAAGAATCAGCCTTACTAGACAAGCTGTCTGTCCTGGCCTCCAAACTGACTCTGGCCGCAAAGCCCCAGAAACTCAGATGTCGGCGGTATTCCTCTTCCCTTGTTCCACTGGCTAAAAACTACAAGCGCCTCcgatacaaaaagctcctagatGGATTTTCACATAACGCAGTGCAGCTGGACCCATATTTGGCAGCTACTGGGTGGAGTAGGGGGTCTCACAGTAGGCCCTTGGCACTTTATTCTCTTGAAGCTGTTAAAATAAGCTTCATAGATTTGAGCAACAAGATGCCGTCACTGCTGCTTGGTACCGAAAACGCCCCGTTTTCCTTTCATGTGAAGTCAGCATCCAGTTGCATGGCTGAGTCCTCCAGGACTTTTCCTGAGCACTGTGCCCCGTCGAGGCTTGCCTTAACAGAGGCCTCCCAGTGCtcacctccatctcccaagtggaccttctctttcttcttgtccCATGGTTGCCCTGGGGTGGCCACATTCAGGGAAGACACTGGCCTCAGTAgtcagacacacactcaggctCCTCTCCAAGATTATGGAGGCACTGCCATAGTTCAGACCAGAGCAGACTGCTCTGGCCTTGGCCTTCACACACTTCTAGCACTTTGTTCACCCGGATGTTATCGAATCTGGACAAAAAGACGGAACTTCTCCAGTCATATGCCTACCATGCAGAGGCTCCTCTTGACCCAGTTTACACAGGGCCTAAAAGGGTTAAGGTCTCCAGCCTCTATAGCCGATAGGgtcttctcttctctgccctaCTCGGTGGGCCGAGTGTTGTCCATTTGGAGCCAGCACGGACCCTCTTGTACCTTCAAATTGCCAGCTCTTCATTCTCCTCATAGCAAGCAGCAGGGGAGCCTGAGCGCCCTGAGCAGGTAAGAACTTGTCGgctctttcattgtgttccatgtTTGTCTCCTGCTGACTGGGAAAGGGGGAGGCACGGCAGAAATGGAGGACTGTCTGCTGGGGCCGTCCTGTGACTCTCTGTTGAGAGTGCAGCGGTAGTCCTTGCATACAGGCCTGTGATTTGCCCACAGCATCTTCTCTTACATCTTGCACTAGtctttacattttattctttgtGCCGTCATCTTTATTTCTCCTGAGTCGGGCTCTCAACATAGCTCTGCTGTTAGAGTTCACTTTATAGATCAGTCTGACCTGTCTAAAGTTAGGTGCCACAACGCCCAGTGTATGCCACCACCTTTCAGTATAGgtcgcttgcttgcttgtttgtttgtgacactgtagctcaggctggcacgGAACTCAAGAACATCTTGCTTTgggcctgagtgctgggatgacaagccATCATGTTCCAGTTGCTTCTACTTTTTTCCTATAGTTTAGGCTTTAGAAGTTCACAGAAACATACCCTGGTTTTGGGACTTTGTAGAATTGGACAGAAATTCTTTTTGGGGAGAGCGGGGTGGTGAGGGgaaggttcctctgtgtagctctggttgtcttggAATTCTGTAGATCAGAAACACTACAATTCATTAATAAGCTATAGTCACTATGCTGGGCAGGTTCTGATCTATGCTAATCCCTTCACCTGTTAAAACCCTTATAAATGCCTGTCTCTTGCCAATCTGATGTTTTCCTGGACGCTTCTACTCCATCAGCCTGTCCTTAGGGTGAACCTCTCTTGGCCATGTGTCTGGTCCATCCCATCTAATATTGgcgcctcctccctccccctcttccttatCTTCTCACCCCACCCCTCGCTCCCCACCCCTCGCccgtttcctgagtgctggaattaaaggcatgtgccagtgCTCTGGGCTGGACAGAAGTTCTTGTGGTCTCACTGTTGGGAATAGGGGAGAGTAATTTGTCAGTGTCGCTGTACCTTCTAAATAAACGTAGAACAGCACTGGGCATGCGGCTCAGCAGTCCAGTGTTTGCTTGGTTATTGTAAAActgctcagtccccagctcagagaggagggaggaacctAAGACCACCCACACCTTTgatttttcccattaattaatttatttattcactttacatcctgatagcAGCCCCCATTCCCATTCCCCTCACCATGTAGCCCCTCCTTGAATCCCATCATCCTCTTTTCCTCTGTGAAGGGGGAGGCCCCCCTGGGTACCAACTCCCCTGGCAGTCaaatcactgcaggactaggcatatcggctcccactgaggccagacaaggcagcccaattaggggaacaggatctacaggcaggcaacagagtcagggacagtcccctctccagttgttggggggtCCACACAGAGACCAAGCTGctcttctgctgcatatgtgtcaTGCGTATGGGGGAGGAGCACAGATGACTAGGCCCAGCCagtgtgtatactctttggtggttcagtctaCCGGAGCCCCCAAGAATCCGGGTTAGTTgagtctgttggtcttcttgtggagttcctatcccctttgggtccCGGAATCCTTCCCAGCTCTTTCACAAGACTCTCTGAGCTCCTTcgaatgtttggctgtgggtctgtgcatctgtttcagtcagttagttgctgggtggagcctctcagaggacagtcctgttaggctcctgtctgcaagcacaacagagcatcattaacagtgtcagggattagttcttgcccgtgggatgggtctcaggttgggccGGTCACTGGTTGGTAGTTCTTTCAGCTCTGCCCCATCTTTGTTCCTGCACTTAACAGCAGGACAGATTGTGAGGTAAAGGTTTTGTGGCTAGATTGCCGTTTCCATCCTCCActggagtcctgcctggcttGAGGAATTAACCACTTCAGGCTCCAgatccccactgctaggagtcttagctggAGTCACCCTCCTAGGGAACCTAAGATTTAAattatccccccccccctttttaagaGTTTTTAGGTGGGGTATAGTTTGTATAGAATGCATGCTTAGCGTAAGATGCTGACATCAATCTCTACACTAAAACAGTCCTCAAAGAATCTTGTTAGACACATCTTTCCACTGAAATTCCTTAGATGAACAGAAACTGtcgcttcattttatttttccagatagggtttctcttttagccctggctgtcttggcacacatctgtagaccaggctggcctactCAGATCTGCCTCAAGAGCACTGGGACTGAAGGTATGCGCCACACTGGCCGGCTCAGCTCTGTCATTTTTAGTTCATTCTTAACTATTACTACAGTGGAAATTCTAATTCTGGTTGAAATTTAAGACCAATTCGGGCTAAGGAATGAAACATCTCAAAAACACAGTAAAGGGGCAAGAAAGATGTTCAGTAGTTAGGAGGACCGCAGTTTGGTTCCTCTTAGATCCATCCTGTAGCTCTAGTTCCCAGGGATCTaacatcctcctctggcttctgtgggcactgcatgcatttgttgtacatacatacaattgACAAAGAACCATATACATAAAATCCATATGTACCATACATACaaacctatgtatgtatgtatgaatgtatgtatgtatgtatgtatgtatgaatatatgtatgtatgtatgtgtgtatgaatgtatgtgtgaatgaGATAGgtttctcaggctggagagatggctcagtggttaagggcactgactgctcatccagcggtcctgagttcaattcccagcaaccacatggtggctcacaaccatctgtaatgggatctgatgccctcttctggtgtgtctgaagacagctacagtgtacttagatataataaataaatttaaaaaaaaaaaagacagggtttctctgtgtaaccctgtctgtcctgcaactcactttgtagaccaggctggtcttgaactcaggtctgcctgcctctgtctcctgaatgctgaaactaaaggcatgcactacaCCTGCCAGCTACACAAAAAACTATTAGATCTGTAAATAAATTtagttaaatttttaaataaataaaataatgaatgaatgagtgaaagaATGGGATGCTTCCTGGCAAGATGGTGCAGTAAGTAAGCCACCAAGTCTGATGCCTGAGTTATATTCTTAGAACCCATGTAATGGGAAGAGAAAAATGGCCTCCAAACACAT
This is a stretch of genomic DNA from Rattus norvegicus strain BN/NHsdMcwi chromosome 14, GRCr8, whole genome shotgun sequence. It encodes these proteins:
- the Prr14l gene encoding protein PRR14L isoform X4 — its product is MLSSGVETQPVPLGSSMSAVVQELYSGLSDLLLIQSSKGPVCADCPGDARKNRGNVHNTAGTLPEATEERRGNSTVSKMSKGKEESCDLHPVCKEEDNHQPSLRHHKEKHSSAHDGSIAPGSIDAITPSEENSKILCLTPYLSGSKSLEKCGFESSGLTKASAEKTHKVDQSQDFTCREERTVESSNHSNCHTLAGCPRIDSCSSMLNSPTEATEITFKKNDVKITLNLDGNLINSEDHRKTVVDVTHPEENSEESSFSLLVYTEDPEQTTVKSSALNGKIYSKVAQSVVSLQRKLGDCPPNEALCNEFLPERKPLQSSMPEDPVSSECNEISKPKEGTAKLPSSPEKPVQPSQDSISHFDGPITVCEMSECSPNRELVAHKIEHECVSHQQVSLSSQDHVTADSLLSINREMPSAACKDVQESRRFLENGVNVTPDTQTIPAETKTEAMSPQGDKAMSPQGDKALYECASSFIQTLNIKTSSSEGQKEMTGVHSTLLSSVRGAAGSSLVRECQNVQSRDLFSCHCITQDASGKNMCSACAAYEPSKDILKVSNCKIKCGNASQRPEDFAENSTLLESEPAGREMQSSILGGTVRGSATAAVSHSAPLNAAALVETGDEGLVGRKQDQHRDTEIYKHSISACDTQELSQSVNIPSPETVVDQSLSVSSSHFKAMPRAAESLHQKAGEVSDCQSSQNSLDKCRCEGKPAREGLNGDYRETIPEVSHKQKDRIVCSGSKVPLSCGSLKQKDPKRAFKNIPGSEEFTHSMLDVVCPDCRGEPTEGAQGLEASSLSGHCTRHESLAHHETLRSTLSLRGELNVVFIGTPGWHSELPNAAASTVDSPEMEESHEEKVCKSLKDYEVEECPDSAIEHEVKSIEDHEPHRRAPDREGVSLNDIHCEHQGKGGSMTEGLRLETKAEFGKKKTFGLSLKDSVSPGCQDSIKVVHSCLSSLEHSPADVPGEMPNLKHHFKPKDGKVLCENVKDCTVLSDMKEGIPMDSNNPCERDSTYVSVDRNACKACHSHRNSTGKHLPLTMETAIKMNKEETEEHQKGLLGHIAVGEAAEETITRAGHDGNSQTHVKCQRMQNVAESPQNQGVVDSALPKEECAHQKGTQALPEQHTSANLLSDEMQSKKQPVADQDESLMEEVTLRKPTKDEIARQLQRLKSPKEESLCPSLKKDTQLYTGTCLPGTSWKEGDPTFAGGDRIHGAFVTLSYPQRLLPVKKQPHRTCKRISCQEPVTVRRKISKVRNSDCGKSFSNPVPTKAHRLLSPCTVPAKPLEPETVALESLRGHTPKPKATLCHSLRSLSCRKPTKESALLDKLSVLASKLTLAAKPQKLRCRRYSSSLVPLAKNYKRLRYKKLLDGFSHNAVQLDPYLAATGWSRGSHSRPLALYSLEAVKISFIDLSNKMPSLLLGTENAPFSFHVKSASSCMAESSRTFPEHCAPSRLALTEASQCSPPSPKWTFSFFLSHGCPGVATFREDTGLSSQTHTQAPLQDYGGTAIVQTRADCSGLGLHTLLALCSPGCYRIWTKRRNFSSHMPTMQRLLLTQFTQGLKGLRSPASIADRVFSSLPYSVGRVLSIWSQHGPSCTFKLPALHSPHSKQQGSLSALSSHTTIPHVPLPGMEAAHNTNSSHLRLEPVFPALVPKSCLVTEPSVSTLLLSASELQVPAFDELDGVSAACPRPQSSPAQQEEAEPEKRPKKVSQIRIRKTIPKPDPNLTPMGLPRPKRLKKKEFSLEEIYTNKNYKSPPASRCLETIFEEPKERNGTLISISQQKRKRVLEFPDFTVPRKRRARGKVKLAGSFTRAQKAALQTRELDALLIQKLMDLETFFAKEEEQEHQPAAENSSGSLL
- the Prr14l gene encoding protein PRR14L isoform X6 gives rise to the protein MSKGKEESCDLHPVCKEEDNHQPSLRHHKEKHSSAHDGSIAPGSIDAITPSEENSKILCLTPYLSGSKSLEKCGFESSGLTKASAEKTHKVDQSQDFTCREERTVESSNHSNCHTLAGCPRIDSCSSMLNSPTEATEITFKKNDVKITLNLDGNLINSEDHRKTVVDVTHPEENSEESSFSLLVYTEDPEQTTVKSSALNGKIYSKVAQSVVSLQRKLGDCPPNEALCNEFLPERKPLQSSMPEDPVSSECNEISKPKEGTAKLPSSPEKPVQPSQDSISHFDGPITVCEMSECSPNRELVAHKIEHECVSHQQVSLSSQDHVTADSLLSINREMPSAACKDVQESRRFLENGVNVTPDTQTIPAETKTEAMSPQGDKAMSPQGDKALYECASSFIQTLNIKTSSSEGQKEMTGVHSTLLSSVRGAAGSSLVRECQNVQSRDLFSCHCITQDASGKNMCSACAAYEPSKDILKVSNCKIKCGNASQRPEDFAENSTLLESEPAGREMQSSILGGTVRGSATAAVSHSAPLNAAALVETGDEGLVGRKQDQHRDTEIYKHSISACDTQELSQSVNIPSPETVVDQSLSVSSSHFKAMPRAAESLHQKAGEVSDCQSSQNSLDKCRCEGKPAREGLNGDYRETIPEVSHKQKDRIVCSGSKVPLSCGSLKQKDPKRAFKNIPGSEEFTHSMLDVVCPDCRGEPTEGAQGLEASSLSGHCTRHESLAHHETLRSTLSLRGELNVVFIGTPGWHSELPNAAASTVDSPEMEESHEEKVCKSLKDYEVEECPDSAIEHEVKSIEDHEPHRRAPDREGVSLNDIHCEHQGKGGSMTEGLRLETKAEFGKKKTFGLSLKDSVSPGCQDSIKVVHSCLSSLEHSPADVPGEMPNLKHHFKPKDGKVLCENVKDCTVLSDMKEGIPMDSNNPCERDSTYVSVDRNACKACHSHRNSTGKHLPLTMETAIKMNKEETEEHQKGLLGHIAVGEAAEETITRAGHDGNSQTHVKCQRMQNVAESPQNQGVVDSALPKEECAHQKGTQALPEQHTSANLLSDEMQSKKQPVADQDESLMEEVTLRKPTKDEIARQLQRLKSPKEESLCPSLKKDTQLYTGTCLPGTSWKEGDPTFAGGDRIHGAFVTLSYPQRLLPVKKQPHRTCKRISCQEPVTVRRKISKVRNSDCGKSFSNPVPTKAHRLLSPCTVPAKPLEPETVALESLRGHTPKPKATLCHSLRSLSCRKPTKESALLDKLSVLASKLTLAAKPQKLRCRRYSSSLVPLAKNYKRLRYKKLLDGFSHNAVQLDPYLAATGWSRGSHSRPLALYSLEAVKISFIDLSNKMPSLLLGTENAPFSFHVKSASSCMAESSRTFPEHCAPSRLALTEASQCSPPSPKWTFSFFLSHGCPGVATFREDTGLSSQTHTQAPLQDYGGTAIVQTRADCSGLGLHTLLALCSPGCYRIWTKRRNFSSHMPTMQRLLLTQFTQGLKGLRSPASIADRVFSSLPYSVGRVLSIWSQHGPSCTFKLPALHSPHSKQQGSLSALSSHTTIPHVPLPGMEAAHNTNSSHLRLEPVFPALVPKSCLVTEPSVSTLLLSASELQVPAFDELDGVSAACPRPQSSPAQQEEAEPEKRPKKVSQIRIRKTIPKPDPNLTPMGLPRPKRLKKKEFSLEEIYTNKNYKSPPASRCLETIFEEPKERNGTLISISQQKRKRVLEFPDFTVPRKRRARGKVKLAGSFTRAQKAALQTRELDALLIQKLMDLETFFAKEEEQEHQPAAENSSGSLL